The Paramisgurnus dabryanus chromosome 1, PD_genome_1.1, whole genome shotgun sequence genome includes a window with the following:
- the LOC135758677 gene encoding uncharacterized protein, which produces MTIGYALREAAKLTEITVDSETTFPQTSQSLSEIQILHRAADILRKSMEQIEHDSQSYVSSDRLSRLQCSKYVPNILYDFVNWCVDSDAHRDYQTCDDDPASKDNLCIIAICHDLIGQSCHIHTPITLGLAILIHHEFGSKTLINELSAMGHCVSYTEVRHFLTSVAADQISRTESGVYIPTGLTGVAEHGIVDAAIDNFDQNEDTLDGKRTTHAMASVVFRRGQVSTADKCLARVPQRSLTTLNTFDMNEDKLYRYIKSTKRPEPPELAQPELLHTNTTISKAAEDRDLVWKLSRNLFENQQHVPAWSAFNAFTSDTACSVASVLYLPFIRESPSELSTIYTAMIRLVQLAAELGQHHILVTADLAIYSKAQQILWSKPLPLQGKITMKLGGMHITMAYLASIGKLYGDGGLFDILTESDVYAEGTARQLLQGKQLARGVRSIKLTSEALFRLFWQAMQSWLEKQGLCATTEAQEQILRDVQHAFHGNDKATAQQLISEVETELPEIQKRIQMFINEGVKQSATFGYWLMFLSGADLLLRILRSEREADFQLHLNCMCEVMPWFRAAGRTNYGKYMPIYVAEMRALEHEQPEAYTFMQQGGFVVRRSEHRSFNCVPTDQALEQTINREGKSQGGVVGFTLRKGALTRWLMTRHVTTAYVDAMKELCDTDDQSPKAHKEHGASRMDRDERDIQKIMEAVEQRQNPFDLDSIPEELINIASGQVASEKVAKDLSSFLQDGAKQNAIFIEQRLAKSKRTKSFWEPEKRNQCATFKDMKTSVGVSISRKVHMDSDVLFRRLLAVSKQREVSLETVMSHELAAVPPSLFYDDGSMRKTTKADLAKKLEAVVEETQQLPNVKEPSAYIIDGMALLQSLNESAFQTFNDLGECVWKKIATLMGKEVNSCVVIVFDRYDHQHSVKDLERQRRGTIHTSRRTHIITGQTNVPNYRKYLRISGNKAALCSFVSTYIASTGPTKISSGNTVILAGGFENGQEVKRISKSGIDCLKDLYSDQEEADTRLVLHAIHLAQSHSRLIVKCDDTDVLVLLLYYSSKGMFGSSAVFMHSGHGLKERLIPICLIAQKLGAVLCECLPACHALTGCDTTSSLYRIGKATALTRLKAHLCELQEMTKFGLSGSLEEALPVARRYVLLLYGQRKKVDGHPCTNLDELRYTLASTTDLSAANLPPTEDAFQQHVLRALYQTAVWRHSHLAKPLLWNPIGRGWRLREDGCIEPVMFQKAPAPKEVRDITHLYCKDGNCNDATKCQCLSVGLTCTEFCSCPFPDCPNMTHFVTEDNVDE; this is translated from the exons ATGACCATAGGTTATGCACTGAGGGAAGCTGCTAAACTCACAGAAATAACAGTAGACAGTGAGACAACATTTCCACAGACAAGTCAGAGTCTTTCCGAAATCCAAATATTACACCGGGCTGCAGACATATTGAGGAAAAGCATGGAGCAGATAGAGCATGACAGTCAATCATATGTCAGCAGTGACCGTCTATCACGTCTCCAATGCAGCAAGTATGTACCCAACATCCTGTATGACTTTGTCAACTGGTGTGTTGATTCAGATGCCCACAGAGATTACCAAACATGTGATGATGACCCAGCTTCAAAGGACAATCTCTGTATTATCGCAATCTGTCATGATCTCATTGGACAGAGCTGTCACATCCATACGCCAATCACACTGGGACTTGCCATTTTGATACATCATGAGTTTGGTAGTAAGACACTCATCAATGAGCTCAGTGCAATGGGGCACTGTGTTTCCTATACAGAGGTTAGGCACTTCCTCACATCTGTGGCAGCAGACCAAATATCAAGGACAGAGAGTGGTGTCTACATCCCAACTGGCCTCACTGGAGTTGCTGAACATGGAATTGTTGATGCAGCCATCGACAACTTTGACCAAAATGAAGACACCCTGGATGGGAAGCGTACAACTCATGCTATGGCGTCTGTTGTGTTCCGAAGAGGCCAAGTCTCCACAGCAGATAAATGCCTAGCACGGGTTCCACAGAGGTCCCTCACCACCTTAAACACGTTTGATATGAATGAAGATAAACTTTACAG ATACATCAAATCTACAAAGCGACCCGAACCACCTGAACTTGCCCAACCTGAGTTACTGCACACAAATACAACAATCTCTAAAGCAGCTGAAGACAGAGATCTGGTATGGAAGCTGTCCAGAAATTTATTTGAGAATCAACAGCATGTCCCTGCTTGGTCTGCATTTAATGCCTTCACATCAGACACTGCTTGTTCAGTAGCCAGTGTTCTCTACCTGCCCTTCATAAGAGAATCACCCTCAGAATTGTCCACCATCTACACAGCTATGATACGACTTGTACAGCTTGCTGCAGAACTGGGACAGCACCATATTCTTGTGACAGCAGACCTTGCCATTTATAGTAAAGCACAACAGATATTGTGGAGCAAACCATTGCCCTTACAAGGAAAGATAACAATGAAATTGGGAGGTATGCATATCACAATGGCTTACCTAGCAAGCATCGGAAAGCTCTATGGCGATGGTGGACTGTTTGACATACTAACTGAGTCAGACGTGTATGCAGAGGGAACAGCTCGACAGTTGCTTCAAGGAAAACAGCTGGCAAGAGGAGTAAgaagcataaagctaacatctGAGGCTCTGTTCAGGCTCTTCTGGCAAGCCATGCAATCATGGCTTGAAAAACAAGGCCTATGTGCAACGACTGAAGCACAAGAACAAATCCTACGCGATGTACAGCATGCATTTCATGGTAATGACAAGGCCACTGCTCAACAGCTCATCAGTGAAGTGGAGACTGAACTTCCTGAGATCCAGAAGAGAATCCAGATGTTCATAAATGAGGGAGTTAAGCAATCAGCAACCTTTGGATACTGGTTAATGTTCCTCAGTGGGGCTGATCTATTGCTAAGGATTCTTCGTTCGGAGCGTGAAGCTGACTTTCAACTTCACCTAAATTGCATGTGTGAAGTGATGCCTTGGTTCAGGGCTGCTGGCAGGACCAATTATGGCAAGTACATGCCAATCTATGTTGCAGAAATGAGAGCACTTGAACATGAACAACCAGAAGCATACACATTCATGCAGCAAGGTGGGTTTGTTGTTCGCCGGTCTGAGCATCGAAGCTTCAACTGTGTGCCTACAGATCAGGCACTGGAGCAAACCATTAATCGAGAAGGCAAGAGTCAGGGTGGAGTTGTTGGCTTCACATTACGAAAAGGAGCTCTCACAAGATGGTTGATGACAAGACATGTGACCACTGCATATGTGGATGCCATGAAAGAGCTTTGTGACACTGATGATCAGAGCCCGAAAGCACACAAGGAGCATGGAGCATCCAGAATGGACCGAGACGAAAGAGACATACAGAAGATAATGGAAGCTGTAGAGCAGAGGCAGAATCCCTTTGATCTTGATAGCATTCCTGAGGAACTAATCAACATAGCAAGTGGTCAGGTTGCATCTGAGAAAGTTGCAAAAGACCTCTCAAGCTTCCTCCAAGATGGTGCGAAGCAGAATGCCATCTTTATTGAACAACGTCTGGCAAAATCAAAAAGAACAAAGAGCTTCTGGGAGCCAGAGAAAAGAAACCAGTGTGCAACCTTCAAGGACATGAAAACATCAGTTGGAGTCAGCATTTCTAGAAAGGTTCACATGGACTCAGATGTGCTCTTTCGAAGATTACTGGCTGTCTCAAAGCAAAGAGAGGTGTCCTTGGAGACTGTGATGTCTCACGAACTCGCAGCTGTCCCGCCCTCTTTGTTTTATGATGATGGAAGCATGAGGAAGACAACAAAAGCTGACCTGGCCAAGAAACTTGAGGCTGTTGTTGAAGAGACACAGCAGCTGCCAAATGTTAAAGAACCATCAGCATATATCATTGATGGAATGGCTCTTCTACAGAGTCTCAATGAATCAGCCTTTCAAACGTTCAATGACCTGGGTGAGTGTGTCTGGAAAAAGATCGCAACTTTAATGGGAAAGGAAGTTAACAGCTGTGTCGTTATAGTGTTTGATAGATATGACCACCAACACTCAGTCAAAGATCTTGAAAGACAAAGAAGAGGCACCATTCACACCAGCAGACGAACACATATCATCACAGGACAAACAAATGTTCCAAACTACAGAAAATACCTCAGGATCAGCGGAAACAAGGCTGCTTTATGTAGCTTTGTCAGCACCTACATCGCCAGTACTGGGCCAACGAAAATTTCTTCAGGGAACACTGTCATCTTGGCAGGTGGCTTTGAAAATGGTCAGGAGGTTAAAAGGATTAGCAAGTCAGGCATTGACTGCTTGAAAGATCTTTACAGTGACCAGGAGGAGGCTGACACGAGGCTTGTGTTACATGCAATACACCTTGCACAGTCACATTCTCGTCTAATTGTCAAATGTGATGATACAGATGTACTTGTTTTGCTTCTGTACTATTCTAGCAAAGGGATGTTTGGATCCTCAGCAGTTTTTATGCACTCTGGACATGGCCTTAAGGAAAGACTCATCCCTATATGTTTGATCGCTCAGAAGCTTGGAGCAGTGCTTTGTGAGTGTTTACCTGCATGCCACGCTCTCACGGGTTGTGACACCACAAGCAGTTTGTACAGAATTGGGAAGGCCACTGCCCTCACAAGACTGAAGGCCCATCTTTGTGAGTTACAGGAAATGACCAAATTTGGACTCTCTGGTAGCCTGGAAGAGGCTTTACCTGTGGCAAGAAGGTATGTCCTCCTCCTGTATGGCCAAAGAAAAAAGGTGGATGGGCATCCTTGCACCAACCTGGATGAGCTGAGGTACACACTAGCATCTACTACAGATTTGTCAGCAGCAAATCTACCTCCAACAGAAGATGCCTTCCAGCAACATGTGCTGAGAGCCTTGTACCAAACAGCAGTGTGGCGTCACAGCCACCTGGCCAAACCTCTTCTCTGGAACCCAATTGGTAGAGGGTGGAGGCTCAGAGAAGATGGGTGTATTGAACCTGTGATGTTCCAGAAGGCACCAGCACCTAAAGAAGTTAGAGACATCACCCACCTTTACTGTAAAGATGGAAACTGCAACGATGCCACCAAATGCCAATGTCTTTCAGTGGGCTTGACCTGCACAGAGTTTTGCTCTTGCCCTTTCCCAGACTGTCCAAATATGACCCACTTTGTCACTGAAGACAATGTGGATGAGTGA